A region from the Mya arenaria isolate MELC-2E11 chromosome 2, ASM2691426v1 genome encodes:
- the LOC128214551 gene encoding uncharacterized protein LOC128214551, with product MYEYTSFHASSNHRPASFANAYGAGLLNCRRCHCPSSGCSTVTSKNKGVRFKQNNPGRSPGLTVKVLNEVVTIRLNVVEKDVWPGDILMFCFTDVVANTYQAFTTTTTTNNILIMQKI from the exons atgtatgAATACACATCGTTCCATGCATCTTCCAATCATCGGCCGGCAAGTTTCG CAAATGCATACGGTGCAGGTTTGTTAAACTGTAGGCGCTGCCACTGTCCATCTTCAGGATGCTCTACAGTCACTTCAAAAAATAAGGGTGTCAGATTCAAGCAAAATAATCCAG GAAGAAGCCCAGGTCTTACTGTTAAGGTACTCAATGAGGTTGTGACCATTAGGCTCAATGTTGTGGAGAAAGATGTCTGGCCGGGAGACATACTGATGTTCTGCTTTACTGATGTTGTTGCCAACACCTACCAAGCATTcactacaactaccacaacAAACAATATACTGATAATGCAG AAAATCTGA
- the LOC128245570 gene encoding uncharacterized protein LOC128245570 encodes MSARQEQATPTNTKKPPPKRASSFQGIPEKLRVQGATTKQSTKTKGTRYAVPKKETFARKEKPQYDKDLTENFHHMIHGDLNNIPELPKTMIRIFLSSTFSDMRAERNTLAREVYPYLRDHCAQKGMDFQVVDMRWGITEESQNDHSVEKICLQEVDNCQKSSLGVNFVVLSGDRYGFRPIPTEMDVKLFECLRFEATKLKLKDQELLDTWYLKDENAVPSLYVLQPIRSKFTFFGDFSPGCDELRKKDTTAWYETYGQLQVVLRKAATEAHKDGKITAQEKEQFFISVTECEIQDGILKASDVDSHCLVYKRYFKGLDDTTAGDKNASRYMDVQTTDKGVFIDDEVKYYRKLLFDQKIKGKLQKENIKSYTIRWNQQGVCPTVEEHELYLAEFCQNFTKDCMRLIDIAHEKRQPLINARNYYTDYYEIVHHLKFCKKKCESFCGQQGVLEKAKAYILDESSHTPLVIHAESGVGKTSIMAMIMKSIPAWLKGKSHTRLIRFLGTTPNTQNVFDVLFSVLGQVADHCDMIIPPINYKTMAKLQRYAPRHLRQVGKAAKEPVVILLDSIDQMDGNYDSYSMKWLPMALPSNVKIIISTLPKEHGILTNLKQLLPDSKCYIEVPMVSETTGKDIINMYLEKQHRQITETQMSMLLSVFKGSPKPLFLKIIVDEARLWNSFTTMSDISLPTTVKEAINKMFEKLETKFGQTLVSHALGYITVGLSGITEFEIEDVLSCDDAVLNVVYKFHDPPVPGIVRIPPVLWARIRYDIKEYLVERLSHGRTTLNWYHRQFIETARERYTTNDKDAELHRNLADIFLQENGLQRSIRLTNRNNLVMENADRQVTPQPFTSENRRKLACLPYHVSRASRLLGSQFVKQKILCNFKFLSTRIGAFSVSTVLQDLQGFLDKQPDREVEHLKAFINVCKNNIALSVSFAFYIVSALNPASYEECLLMLVDDAREHLQNQKRPSLIPRFPCMAMRNDTSDAVISSMSGITKIENHSQNALLLKTHKEKEEDEDRSTYEVFYTDTQESVPVELKKDIVRSKIHMNGDLLYYLTDNSVVCNFRGNETDEYMFNLLIPNWGNNKENPKEFAYNQETKHGAIVFDSCIVLVDLSNMSFVQKFIPKNPLARFVTCYVLNDEKIVALGIIANSNEDDDRVPTNSSFICSFDLDKDGPVAMYETDKRFDLETKSLSNFDQTLAIATKGCGCLQGQEREDDGKTTDPRSSELLLFQLRDLCLVNTFGKYGNAICIHGDQSKAAFVVLNTEGTVYLVTQAYDRKVRLPYPILDVAVLWERDIWLLVTRGGDITLYNPSENKKLGSFKAYTVQVKDIEILDRTCITLGSNMELKAWSVDALLELIRESDEKSVAADATLLQQDNVTAMAVSLDEKLLFTCKEDSSLRIWNNESLTTKQMINVGIVGNILHPLPNCIIVHDTTQGKLKVFDFFGNLIFKPPDSMVNIMFSSLNSTNLKLYAISAQQKGREQIDEIDIEKMQHVRSTRLQQKLTYESIDFKLSERDRYLIIRSRISENEFESIKAMLKKGGLQEQPFRHKYHAVDLDTGNGTLIPCCRRLSKIPFLGNEYLSIGPSTVFVSTRQWVCFWDIPIGKCGQRHCRETKEPMFYRPTWCGEKCEGWNSVLELDSLRSCIAVGSEDGYMMVYNVTTGIPPKKIKPATKHSAKVVKIAISPDGRWIASACANNILKLWDFETVTECFSTALDATVREMIFNKNGTKLTLFTGDDSTRVMVFDVHG; translated from the exons ATGTCTGCAAGACAGGAGCAAG CCACtccaacaaatacaaaaaagccACCTCCAAAACGAGCATCTTCATTCCAAGGAATACCAGAGAAACTACGG GTCCAAGGAGCTACCACAAAGCAAAGCACAAAAACCAAGGGAACTAG gTATGCAGTTCCTAAAAAAGAGACTTTTGCAAGGAAAG AGAAGCCCCAATATGACAAAGACCTCACTGAGAACTTCCATCACATGATACATGGAGACCTCAACAACATACCCGAGCTGCCCAAGACGATGATCCGCATATTTCTCAGTTCAACATTTTCAG ACATGCGAGCAGAGAGGAACACATTGGCTCGGGAAGTGTACCCATACTTGAGGGACCATTGTGCCCAAAAGGGCATGGACTTCCAGGTGGTGGACATGCGTTGGGGCATCACAGAAGAAAGCCAGAATGACCACTCGGTGGAGAAGATATGTTTGCAGGAGGTGGATAACTGCCAGAAATCATCTCTTGGGGTTAACTTTGTG GTTTTGTCTGGGGACAGGTATGGTTTTCGGCCCATTCCGACAGAAATGGATGTGAAGCTGTTTGAGTGTCTGAGATTTGAAGCCACGAAACTTAAACTTAAAGACCAAGAACTTCTTGATACTTGGTACCTAAAGGATGAAAATGCTGTACCAAGTTTGTATGTGCTCCAG ccaatcagGTCCAAGTTCACATTCTTTGGAGATTTCTCACCTGGATGTGATGAGTTGAGAAAGAAGGACACGACTGCTTGGTATGAGACATATGGACAACTACAGGTAGTGTTAAGAAAAGCTGCCACTGAGGCCCACAAAGACGGAAAAATCACAGCGCAGGAAAAGGAACAGTTCTTCATATCTG TGACCGAATGTGAGATTCAGGATGGCATTTTGAAGGCCAGTGATGTTGATTCTCATTGCTTGGTGTACAAGCGATACTTTAAAGGTTTAGACGACACAACTGCAGGTGATAAAAATGCTTCAAGATACATGGATGTGCAAACAACTGACAAG GGTGTCTTCATTGATGATGAAGTCAAATATTATAGAAAGTTGCTTTTCGACCAGAAAATTAAAGGTAAACTGCAAAAAGAGAATATCAAGTCATACACAATTCGATGGAACCAACAAGGTGTTTGTCCTACTGTGGAAGAGCATGAACTATACTTGGCTGAATTCTgtcaaaattttacaaaagactGCATGCGACTCATTGATATCGCCCATGAAAAACGACAGCCTCTGATTAATGCAAGAAACTATTATACAGATTACTATGAAATTGTGCATCATTTGAAGTTCTGCAAGAAGAAATGTGAATCTTTTTGTGGACAGCAGGGT gttCTGGAAAAGGCTAAAGCATACATTCTGGACGAATCCTCACACACACCGTTAGTCATCCACGCAGAGTCAGGTGTAGGCAAAACATCCATTATGGCAATGATAATGAAATCCATCCCAGCTTGGTTAAAGGGCAAATCACACACACGATTGATTCGATTTCTTGGTACAACTCCTAACACTCAGAACGTGTTTGACGTTCTGTTTAGTGTTCTCGGTCAAGTTGCTGATCATTGCGATATGATCATTCCGCCTATCAACTATAAAACCATGGCAAAGTTACAAAGGTATGCACCAAGACATTTACGACAGGTTGGAAAAGCTGCAAAGGAACCAGTGGTTATTTTACTGGACTCTATCGATCAGATGGATGGAAATTATGATTCATACTCAATGAAGTGGCTACCAATGGCACTGCCGTCAAATGTCAAGATTATTATTTCAACCTTACCTAAAGAACATGGAATCCTGACCAATTTAAAACAGTTACTACCAGATTCAAAATGCTATATAGAGGTACCCATGGTTTCGGAAACTACAGGCAAAGACATCATCAATATGTACTTGGAAAAGCAACACCGGCAGATCACAGAAACCCAAATGAGTATGCTCTTGTCTGTGTTCAAAGGCAGTCCAAAGccactatttttgaaaataattgtggATGAGGCGAGGCTATGGAATTCGTTTACTACGATGTCAGATATATCATTACCGACAACAGTAAAAGAGGCAATCAACAAAATGTTCGAAAAGCTTGAAACAAAGTTTGGACAGACGCTTGTCAGTCATGCACTCGGCTACATCACTGTTGGTTTATCAGGAATCACCGAATTTGAAATTGAGGATGTTTTATCCTGTGACGATGCTGTTTTGAATGTCGTCTACAAGTTCCATGATCCTCCCGTTCCAGGGATTGTAAGAATCCCGCCTGTTTTGTGGGCACGAATTCGCTACGACATCAAGGAGTATCTAGTTGAAAGACTTTCGCATGGAAGAACCACTCTGAATTGGTACCACCGACAGTTCATTGAAACTGCCAGAGAACGGTACACAACAAATGACAAAGATGCTGAACTTCACAGGAATTTGGCTGATATATTCCTGCAAGAAAATGGTCTTCAACGTTCTATTCGATTGACGAACAGGAACAATCTTGTTATGGAAAATGCTGACCGACAAGTCACCCCACAACCGTTTACATCCGAGAATCGCAGAAAGCTTGCATGCCTTCCGTACCATGTCAGTAGGGCATCTCGTCTTCTTGGCAGTCAATTTGTCAAACAAAAGATTCTTTGCAATTTTAAATTTCTCTCTACAAGGATAGGAGCATTTTCAGTGTCAACAGTTCTTCAAGACTTGCAAGGTTTTCTGGACAAACAGCCTGACAGAGAGGTTGAGCATTTAAAGGCGTTCATCAATGTTTGTAAAAACAACATTGCCCTGTCAGTTAGTTTTGCATTTTACATAGTTAGTGCATTGAATCCTGCATCGTACGAAGAATGTCTTCTGATGTTGGTTGATGATGCCCGTGAGCATTTACAAAATCAGAAAAGGCCATCGCTCATTCCGAGGTTTCCCTGCATGGCTATGAGGAATGATACATCCGACGCCGTAATTTCTTCAATGTCAGGGATAACTAAAATTGAAAACCACTCTCAAAATGCTCTGTTACTGAAAACACACAAAGAAAAAGAGGAAGATGAAGACAGGTCAACCTACGAGGTTTTCTATACAGATACACAGGAGTCTGTCCCTGTGGAACTGAAGAAGGACATTGTCCGCAGTAAAATCCACATGAATGGCGATTTGTTGTACTACCTCACTGATAACTCAGTCGTGTGTAACTTTCGTGGCAATGAAACTGACGAATACATGTTCAATTTACTGATTCCGAACTGGGGAAACAATAAAGAAAACCCTAAAGAATTTGCATATAATCAGGAAACTAAGCATGGTGCTATCGTATTTGACTCGTGCATTGTTTTAGTTGATCTTAGCAATATGTCATTTGTGCAGAAGTTTATTCCAAAGAACCCTCTGGCAAGGTTTGTAACATGCTATGTTCTAAATGACGAGAAGATCGTTGCATTGGGAATCATTGCAAATTCAAATGAAGATGATGATCGAGTACCAACAAATAGTAGCTTTATTTGTTCTTTTGACCTCGATAAAGATGGTCCCGTGGCTATGTATGAAACGGACAAACGGTTTGACTTGGAAACCAAATCACTTTCTAATTTCGACCAAACTTTAGCGATAGCCACAAAGGGATGTGGATGCTTACAGGGACAAGAAAGGGAGGATGATGGAAAGACCACAGATCCACGAAGTTCAGAAttgcttttatttcaattgCGCGATCTTTGTTTAGTGAACACCTTCGGCAAATATGGCAATGCCATTTGTATTCATGGAGATCAAAGTAAAGCagcttttgttgttttaaacacaGAAGGCACAGTTTACTTGGTTACTCAAGCTTATGACCGGAAGGTGAGATTGCCCTACCCAATCTTGGATGTTGCTGTATTGTGGGAAAGAGACATTTGGCTATTGGTTACAAGAGGTGGcgatattacattatataatcCATCAGAGAACAAGAAACTAGGTTCGTTCAAGGCCTACACTGTTCAAGTTAAAGACATCGAGATTCTAGATCGAACATGTATCACTTTAGGAAGTAATATGGAGTTGAAAGCATGGTCTGTTGATGCTTTACTGGAGTTGATCAGAGAATCTGATGAAAAATCTGTCGCCGCCGATGCAACACTGCTACAACAAGACAACGTCACTGCCATGGCAGTTTCCCTGGATGAAAAACTATTGTTTACATGCAAGGAGGATTCCTCGCTGCGAATCTGGAACAATGAATCATtgacaacaaaacaaatgataaacgTGGGAATAGTTGGCAACATTCTCCATCCATTGCCAAACTGCATTATCGTGCATGATACGACGCAAGGCAAACTGAAGGTGTTCGATTTCTTCGGGAACTTGATTTTTAAACCACCAGACTCGATGGttaatatcatgttttccaGTCTCAATTCAACAAACTTGAAATTGTATGCGATAAGTGCACAGCAAAAAGGACGTGAACAGATTGATGAAATAGATATTGAGAAAATGCAGCATGTACGATCGACGCGTTTGCAACAAAAGTTGACATATGAGAGTATCGATTTCAAACTGTCGGAACGAGATCGTTACTTGATTATAAGATCGAGAATATCTGAAAACGAGTTCGAATCCATCAAGGCAATGTTGAAGAAAGGCGGTCTGCAGGAGCAGCCATTCAGACATAAATACCATGCGGTTGACCTAGACACAGGAAATGGAACGCTGATACCTTGTTGTAGACGGCTGTCCAAAATTCCTTTCCTCGGAAATGAGTACCTTTCAATTGGGCCTTCGACTGTATTTGTTTCAACCAGACA ATGGGTGTGTTTCTGGGATATTCCGATCGGCAAATGTGGCCAACGGCATTGCAGGGAAACGAAGGAGCCGATGTTTTACCGACCAACATGGTGCGGAGAGAAGTGTGAGGGATGGAACTCGGTTTTGGAACTCGACAGCTTAAGGAGCTGTATTGCCGTCGGGTCTGAAGATGGGTATATGATGGTGTACAATGTGACCACTGGGATCCCTCCGAAAAAGATCAAGCCCGCTACAAAACATTCTGCGAAG GTCGTGAAAATTGCAATTTCCCCTGATGGAAGATGGATTGCTTCAGCGTGTGCAAACAATATTCTCAAACTATGGGATTTCGAGACAGTAACCGAATGCTTTTCGACTGCCTTGGACGCTACCGTGCGTGAAATgatctttaacaaaaatggcACAAAACTTACATTGTTCACCGGAGATGATTCGACAAGAGTGATGGTCTTTGATGTACATGGTTGA